The following proteins come from a genomic window of Nostoc sp. TCL26-01:
- a CDS encoding pentapeptide repeat-containing protein has protein sequence MNKSIAKTLTNWLLTTVFVVLVAVFSLVDQPSASAQIETPSVTTEVTTEPVPTQVTTTPVTTLPAPAPVISVAENVRHLLATNECVGCNLMGATLKDINLAAANLENANLQKVDLERANLQGTNLQGANLQGADLGKANITGANLSGANLFDADLEKANLTGANILGANLQGADLEGAISPQGFKLQ, from the coding sequence ATGAATAAATCAATTGCAAAAACATTAACTAACTGGCTTTTAACTACAGTATTTGTAGTACTTGTAGCGGTGTTTTCTCTAGTTGATCAACCAAGTGCTAGCGCTCAAATAGAGACACCATCCGTAACTACAGAAGTCACAACAGAACCTGTACCAACTCAAGTTACAACTACACCTGTCACCACACTACCCGCACCTGCACCAGTCATATCCGTAGCAGAGAACGTAAGACATTTATTAGCAACTAATGAATGTGTAGGATGTAATTTAATGGGTGCAACTCTCAAAGATATCAATCTGGCTGCTGCTAACCTAGAGAATGCAAACTTACAAAAAGTTGATTTAGAGAGAGCAAACTTACAAGGAACTAATCTGCAAGGCGCAAACTTACAAGGTGCAGATTTAGGTAAAGCTAACATTACAGGTGCAAATCTATCAGGTGCAAATCTCTTTGATGCTGATTTAGAAAAAGCAAATCTCACAGGTGCAAATATATTAGGTGCAAACTTACAAGGTGCAGATTTAGAAGGTGCAATTAGCCCACAAGGATTTAAGCTCCAATAA
- a CDS encoding O-antigen ligase domain-containing protein — MFSHPILFNTILKENFSPKERSLQSWIVILSFIFLTVACYFIGAASLLRLIYPSAALIVAIFLYFRHPILYIGFNWWIWFISAFVTRLVDYRVGWDPTRQMLIAPYLVSFVSIITFIKYFPSAARQGGLSFILPAIGVFYAFLVGLIYNTPVPVARGLLDWVSPIIFAFHLFINWRDYPSYRQNIQRVFFWCVLLTGAYGVYQFVVAPEWDRYWLTESGLFTSSGSPEPFGMRVWSTMHSVGPYATVLQAGLLLMFTKSQGFLTFPASAVGYLSFLLTQARSNWGGWLMGIVMIFFSVKTKIQMRLIAIILMIAICVVPLTTIEPISGIVAERMESFTNLQEDTSFRDRSGNYDRNLGLALTNVLGNGLGNIWKVDEKTGKIEVFVVDSGILDMFFTLGWLGAIPYLGGLLLLIYSVCSYTEARFDSFVSAARAIGLSACAQLIISSGMLSVMGMILWGFLAMAMAAHKYYKQQGMS; from the coding sequence ATGTTTTCTCATCCAATACTTTTTAATACCATTTTAAAAGAAAACTTTTCGCCAAAAGAGCGATCGCTCCAAAGTTGGATTGTCATTCTCAGCTTTATCTTCCTCACCGTAGCCTGCTATTTTATCGGTGCTGCTAGTCTTCTCCGACTAATTTATCCATCTGCCGCTTTAATAGTCGCTATCTTTTTATACTTCCGTCATCCTATTCTGTATATCGGCTTTAACTGGTGGATTTGGTTTATATCAGCCTTTGTAACTCGCTTAGTTGATTATCGTGTCGGTTGGGACCCCACTCGACAGATGCTAATCGCACCTTATTTAGTATCTTTTGTCAGTATTATTACTTTTATTAAATACTTCCCTAGTGCAGCTCGTCAGGGCGGTTTATCTTTTATTTTGCCAGCAATAGGTGTGTTCTATGCCTTCCTGGTAGGGCTAATTTACAACACACCTGTTCCTGTCGCACGGGGTTTATTAGATTGGGTAAGTCCGATTATTTTTGCTTTTCACTTATTTATTAATTGGCGAGATTACCCCAGCTATCGCCAGAATATACAGCGTGTATTTTTCTGGTGTGTCTTACTCACAGGTGCTTATGGTGTCTATCAATTTGTCGTAGCGCCAGAATGGGATCGTTATTGGCTAACTGAATCAGGTTTATTCACTAGTTCTGGTAGTCCTGAACCATTTGGCATGAGAGTTTGGAGTACCATGCACTCCGTCGGCCCCTATGCAACGGTGTTGCAAGCGGGTTTGTTATTAATGTTCACCAAGAGCCAAGGATTTTTAACTTTCCCTGCTTCAGCTGTTGGTTATTTATCATTCCTACTTACCCAAGCCCGGAGTAATTGGGGAGGCTGGTTAATGGGGATTGTAATGATTTTCTTTTCTGTGAAAACAAAGATCCAAATGCGCTTAATTGCTATTATTTTAATGATAGCAATATGTGTCGTTCCTTTAACAACTATCGAACCAATTTCTGGGATTGTGGCAGAAAGGATGGAAAGTTTTACCAATCTGCAAGAAGACACTAGTTTTCGAGATAGATCAGGTAATTATGACAGAAATTTAGGTTTAGCTCTCACCAATGTTTTAGGTAACGGCTTGGGCAATATCTGGAAAGTCGATGAAAAAACTGGAAAAATCGAAGTATTTGTAGTTGATAGTGGCATTTTAGATATGTTTTTCACCTTGGGTTGGCTTGGTGCTATCCCATATTTAGGCGGATTACTGTTATTAATTTACAGTGTTTGTAGTTATACAGAAGCCCGTTTTGATAGTTTTGTTAGTGCTGCTCGTGCTATTGGTTTAAGTGCTTGCGCTCAGTTAATTATTAGTAGTGGAATGCTGAGTGTCATGGGTATGATTCTCTGGGGATTTTTAGCAATGGCAATGGCAGCACATAAATACTACAAGCAGCAAGGCATGAGTTAA
- a CDS encoding XisI protein — protein sequence METLDYRELVKSIIYKYVHEQPQSDLENTEIVFDTERHHYLLLYAGWHDEERVYGCPIHISIKDGKIWIQRDFTEEGIANQLVELGVPKTDIVLGFRSPYVRQFTDFASV from the coding sequence ATGGAAACATTAGATTATCGAGAATTAGTAAAAAGCATTATCTATAAATATGTTCATGAGCAACCCCAGTCAGATTTAGAAAATACTGAGATTGTTTTTGATACAGAACGCCATCACTATTTATTATTATATGCAGGATGGCATGATGAAGAAAGAGTGTATGGATGTCCAATTCATATTAGTATTAAGGATGGTAAAATCTGGATTCAGCGAGATTTTACAGAAGAAGGAATAGCTAATCAGTTAGTAGAGTTAGGTGTACCAAAAACAGATATTGTTTTGGGTTTTAGATCACCTTATGTTCGACAGTTTACTGATTTTGCATCTGTTTAA
- a CDS encoding glycosyltransferase family 4 protein, with protein sequence MNSSVIDQKMIYHCSLADIRGGGGIETYVASLVQSHIPGVSSRTIKSLKDVDQSQFKLLHLHDPDILIYLREECPAIFTLHNHSSYCPSGTKYLADRGRVCDRTMNPLICAWGHLVDGCGSRRPQNVYQDWWNAYHPLETLKKLRIPVIANSDYVRQEIINSGLAPERVFTLRCAVQPPKSHTAPLSQEIHQKQRILFAGRIVPYKGIEWLIKALAHIDSSIHLDIAGDGWGKPSMETLAQKMGLSDRITWHGWCNGEKLEALYQQCFAVVFPSLWPEPAGLVTLEAYARYRAVIASATGGIPEHLRDGETGILVPPHDIQKLAVAINELAGNYQQTRLMGEQGHAWFQEEFTMNAHVKQLEKIYDLTIANFHSL encoded by the coding sequence ATGAATAGTTCAGTTATTGATCAAAAAATGATTTATCACTGTTCTCTGGCTGATATCAGAGGTGGTGGTGGTATTGAAACTTATGTGGCTTCTTTAGTACAATCACACATTCCTGGTGTGAGTAGCCGCACTATTAAATCCCTTAAAGATGTGGATCAAAGTCAATTTAAATTGTTGCATCTCCATGACCCAGACATATTAATCTATCTGCGGGAAGAATGTCCAGCCATCTTTACACTGCATAATCACTCTAGCTACTGTCCTAGTGGTACGAAATATTTAGCCGATAGAGGTAGAGTATGCGATCGCACTATGAATCCTTTAATATGTGCTTGGGGTCATTTAGTCGATGGTTGTGGTAGTCGTCGTCCACAAAATGTTTACCAAGATTGGTGGAATGCTTACCATCCTTTAGAGACGCTGAAAAAACTCCGCATTCCCGTCATTGCTAATAGTGATTATGTCCGCCAGGAAATTATTAATAGCGGTTTAGCACCTGAGAGAGTATTCACTCTGCGCTGTGCTGTACAACCACCTAAGAGCCATACTGCACCCTTGAGCCAAGAAATCCACCAAAAACAGCGAATTTTGTTTGCTGGTCGGATTGTACCTTATAAAGGCATTGAATGGTTAATTAAAGCTTTAGCTCACATCGATTCATCTATCCATCTAGATATTGCTGGGGATGGTTGGGGTAAGCCTAGTATGGAAACTTTAGCGCAAAAAATGGGGTTGAGCGATCGCATTACTTGGCATGGTTGGTGTAATGGTGAAAAACTCGAAGCGCTTTATCAACAGTGTTTTGCAGTAGTTTTTCCGAGTCTTTGGCCTGAACCTGCGGGACTTGTCACCCTGGAAGCATATGCACGTTATCGTGCTGTCATTGCTAGTGCAACTGGTGGTATTCCCGAACATTTGCGAGATGGGGAAACAGGTATTTTAGTCCCACCCCATGATATTCAAAAACTAGCTGTAGCTATTAATGAACTAGCAGGAAACTATCAACAAACAAGATTGATGGGTGAACAAGGTCATGCTTGGTTCCAGGAAGAATTTACCATGAATGCTCATGTGAAACAACTAGAGAAAATTTACGACTTAACGATTGCTAATTTTCATAGTTTGTAG
- a CDS encoding glycosyltransferase family 2 protein has protein sequence MENNIPKIVVITPVKNEAWILDRFLAVTSQFADYIIIADQNSTDGSQEICKKYPKVILIENKSEKFNEAERQLLLIRTARDLIPEHKILLALDADEILAANATKTQSWQTMLNAKPGTVVYFEKPDLFVTTNQCIRTGILTPLAYVDDGAEHKPQSIHSVRIPVPEYATRLHIHDVKILHYAVTRLDAHASKIRMYSVIENVLGVGNPIARRSRYSSKQDYLKLGKVETSVHEWFGDWEAQGIDMQTITKQKYYHYDFEVLRYFNKYGVSRFWTEDIWKFDWESCRQYAKSQNMSDIPDYQISKPSLVTSTTLDILSQLYSHTAANLRAFLK, from the coding sequence ATGGAAAACAACATACCCAAAATTGTCGTTATTACTCCTGTCAAAAATGAAGCATGGATTTTAGACCGCTTTTTAGCAGTGACTAGTCAATTTGCGGATTACATTATTATTGCTGATCAAAATTCTACTGATGGTAGTCAAGAGATTTGTAAAAAATATCCCAAAGTTATCCTGATTGAAAATAAATCAGAGAAATTTAACGAAGCAGAACGACAATTATTATTAATCCGCACAGCTAGAGATTTAATCCCCGAACACAAAATTCTTTTAGCTTTAGATGCTGATGAAATATTAGCAGCTAATGCAACTAAAACCCAGAGTTGGCAAACAATGCTCAATGCCAAACCAGGGACAGTAGTATATTTTGAAAAACCAGATTTATTTGTCACTACCAATCAATGTATTAGAACGGGTATTCTCACACCTTTAGCTTATGTTGATGATGGTGCAGAACATAAACCCCAATCTATTCATAGTGTGAGAATTCCTGTACCTGAATATGCTACAAGGCTGCATATTCATGATGTGAAGATTTTACACTACGCTGTCACCCGTTTAGATGCACACGCTTCCAAAATCCGGATGTATAGTGTCATCGAAAATGTCTTGGGAGTTGGGAATCCTATTGCTAGACGTTCACGTTATAGCTCAAAACAAGATTATTTGAAACTTGGCAAAGTAGAAACTTCTGTTCATGAGTGGTTTGGTGATTGGGAAGCTCAAGGAATTGATATGCAAACCATTACCAAACAAAAATATTATCACTACGATTTTGAAGTTTTGCGTTACTTTAATAAATATGGTGTAAGTCGTTTTTGGACAGAAGATATCTGGAAATTTGACTGGGAATCTTGCCGTCAATATGCTAAATCACAAAACATGAGTGATATTCCTGATTATCAAATTTCTAAACCATCTCTAGTAACTAGTACAACATTGGATATTTTGTCTCAATTATATAGTCATACTGCTGCTAATCTTAGAGCTTTTTTAAAATAA
- a CDS encoding glycosyltransferase family 4 protein produces the protein MKITLTCNTGLGTGGQGVCLANAAVGLSKLADLTVFCSGVKKPQADFPVYPLGYSELSRRLLATPLLRRRNDLAVLLSDLHFDRQVSRQLKSHSCDLIMGVAGQTHLGFQTAKARGAKAWLYCLNSYLPFMQKQIKQELKYLADPTVATMSPIMLQRFSRECQQADLIVVLSEVAKQTFIKAGFASEKVAVLSPFIDTNRFYPTAKTDNVFRVLYVGTIEPRKGLPYLVNGFTQANISNSELLVVGGTSTRALRIFMEKTLNQHSNIKQEFWDFSSADPTQVFGKSSVLVLPSVEDGFGLVALEAMACGLPVIVTSQCGAADVVENGVNGFIVPPRDPEAIAQKLTFLADNETTRIAMGKAARITAEQQTSERYQETLNQIFVMGNGY, from the coding sequence ATGAAAATTACTCTTACTTGTAACACAGGTTTAGGTACAGGAGGACAAGGAGTTTGTCTAGCAAATGCAGCCGTTGGTTTAAGTAAATTAGCTGATTTAACTGTGTTTTGCTCTGGTGTCAAAAAACCACAAGCTGATTTTCCAGTTTATCCTTTAGGCTATTCGGAATTGAGTAGAAGATTGCTAGCTACTCCCCTATTACGTCGGCGGAATGATTTAGCTGTTTTGTTAAGTGATTTACATTTTGATCGCCAGGTAAGTAGACAATTAAAATCCCATTCTTGTGATTTAATTATGGGTGTGGCTGGGCAAACTCATTTAGGTTTTCAAACAGCTAAAGCTAGAGGTGCTAAGGCTTGGTTGTATTGCTTAAATAGTTATTTGCCATTCATGCAGAAACAAATTAAGCAAGAGTTAAAATATCTGGCTGACCCTACAGTGGCGACGATGAGTCCTATCATGTTGCAACGTTTTTCTAGGGAGTGTCAGCAGGCGGATTTAATTGTTGTCCTTTCAGAAGTTGCCAAACAAACCTTTATTAAGGCTGGATTTGCTTCAGAAAAGGTAGCTGTACTATCGCCGTTTATCGATACAAATAGATTTTATCCTACTGCTAAAACTGATAATGTTTTTCGTGTACTTTATGTAGGGACAATTGAACCGCGTAAAGGTTTACCATATTTGGTAAATGGTTTTACTCAAGCGAATATTTCTAACTCAGAGTTGTTAGTAGTTGGGGGAACTTCTACCCGCGCCTTGCGGATTTTTATGGAAAAGACTTTAAACCAACACTCCAACATTAAACAGGAATTCTGGGATTTTAGTAGTGCTGATCCTACACAAGTATTTGGGAAATCTTCAGTACTAGTTTTACCCTCTGTGGAAGATGGTTTTGGCTTAGTCGCATTAGAAGCAATGGCTTGTGGATTACCTGTAATTGTCACTTCTCAATGTGGTGCAGCCGATGTTGTGGAAAATGGGGTGAATGGTTTTATTGTACCGCCTAGAGATCCTGAAGCGATCGCCCAAAAACTCACCTTTCTAGCAGACAATGAAACAACTAGAATTGCTATGGGTAAAGCTGCTAGAATCACAGCCGAACAACAAACCTCAGAACGCTATCAAGAAACTTTAAATCAAATATTTGTAATGGGTAATGGGTATTAG
- a CDS encoding glycosyltransferase: protein MASVIKSLLFQNHHTVNHQSNTVSKSQSKPTLFCITHDLPPLKTPIANRAKKLLGEFEKTWKLNVLTGTKNADLSEEASISYAKNLYPKFLIDLIGRLRLEKLLTLLIWPDPDIFWVLPAIIKGYRIIQKQRPDAIFVMMMPYSAGLVGIVLKWLTGLPLVLSLDDSLSCTDMHSSSASWLHHHLEHWLEDFYVRQADAVVYVSQFNLDIVKNRQPYRQQSKLHLVRCGADPADFSHPISTLVTDRNFEIIYTGGMNGWYEFYHRPEEKTLAKKLYKAWMELGYYHRTTIDTRSSSPVFAGHAIQEVLAKYPEWNAKIQLKVYGNSFPEFVVQRVLENQNLQDVVSVSGTLPHFQAIQLARQADLLFITLPNRPDGTSGGRISCKTYEYLMTDRPILAAVPKGENWDYLQDKPGVWLVEPTDIEAMNKVIATVASAKFAGSPLRFNRQHLQSELSYINLVQDYLKIFDTVRSRTINAK from the coding sequence ATGGCTAGCGTTATCAAGAGTTTACTGTTCCAGAACCATCATACAGTTAATCATCAATCAAATACTGTATCTAAATCACAATCTAAGCCAACATTATTTTGTATAACTCACGATTTACCACCATTAAAAACACCAATTGCTAACAGAGCTAAGAAACTATTAGGAGAGTTTGAGAAAACTTGGAAATTAAATGTCTTGACTGGCACTAAAAATGCTGATTTGAGCGAAGAAGCTAGCATTAGTTACGCTAAAAATCTGTATCCTAAATTCTTAATTGACTTAATAGGTCGGCTCAGATTAGAGAAGTTATTAACATTGTTAATTTGGCCAGATCCAGATATTTTTTGGGTACTACCTGCCATTATTAAAGGCTATCGAATTATTCAAAAACAGCGCCCTGATGCTATTTTTGTGATGATGATGCCATATTCAGCAGGTTTGGTGGGAATTGTTCTCAAATGGTTAACTGGTTTACCTCTAGTTTTGAGTTTGGATGACTCACTGAGTTGTACTGATATGCACTCATCTTCTGCTAGTTGGTTGCATCATCATCTGGAACATTGGCTAGAAGATTTTTATGTCCGTCAAGCGGATGCGGTGGTTTATGTCTCTCAATTTAATTTAGATATAGTTAAAAACCGACAGCCTTATAGACAACAATCAAAATTACATTTAGTTCGTTGTGGTGCTGATCCTGCTGATTTTTCTCACCCTATTTCCACTCTAGTTACTGATAGAAATTTTGAGATTATTTATACTGGCGGTATGAATGGCTGGTATGAATTTTATCACCGTCCGGAAGAAAAAACTCTGGCGAAAAAACTTTATAAAGCTTGGATGGAATTAGGGTATTACCATCGAACAACAATTGACACTCGCAGTTCTAGTCCGGTTTTTGCTGGTCATGCTATCCAAGAAGTTTTAGCTAAATATCCGGAGTGGAACGCCAAAATTCAGCTAAAAGTATATGGTAACAGTTTCCCAGAATTTGTAGTGCAGAGAGTTTTAGAAAACCAAAATCTCCAAGATGTAGTTTCAGTCTCAGGTACTTTACCTCATTTTCAAGCTATCCAATTAGCTAGACAAGCAGACCTATTATTTATTACCTTACCGAATCGTCCTGATGGTACTTCTGGAGGACGTATTTCTTGTAAAACCTATGAATATTTAATGACGGATAGACCAATTTTAGCAGCAGTTCCTAAAGGTGAAAACTGGGATTATTTACAAGATAAACCTGGAGTTTGGTTAGTAGAACCAACAGATATAGAAGCGATGAATAAAGTAATTGCTACCGTAGCATCGGCAAAATTTGCTGGTTCACCTCTGAGATTTAATCGTCAGCATCTCCAATCAGAACTGAGTTATATCAACCTAGTTCAAGATTATTTAAAAATCTTTGATACGGTTCGCTCTCGAACAATTAATGCTAAATAA
- a CDS encoding glycosyltransferase family 2 protein, whose amino-acid sequence MSQIYHDHKSDTPLVSVIIPTYNRPEYLKQAIASAVQQTYQNIEIIVSDNCSPENPQAIAASFQDSRIKFWRQPENMGMLPNQIHAFKMARGKYVASLHDDDMWHEDFLAKLIPHLEADSNLIIAFCDQYIIDGQGNINDEKTAENTKAYKRDQLTQGIYENFIKIGLIDKSIPTAAACVIRNHVINWDNIPTQIGGMWDLYLTYLCCISGFGAYYYPEKLTRYREHEQTDTKMSGSKDAQAKIRKAESEIFCYQIFLKDIRLQDFHSHFQKQYLAAHTTLGIGLLRNQQTVAARPYLWQALMQQKFNLRTLVALTLSLIPRTLANPLLGVK is encoded by the coding sequence ATGTCGCAAATATATCATGACCATAAATCAGACACACCTCTGGTAAGCGTAATCATTCCCACATATAATCGACCAGAGTATTTAAAGCAAGCGATCGCCTCTGCTGTCCAACAAACTTATCAAAATATTGAAATCATTGTTTCCGATAATTGTAGCCCGGAAAATCCCCAGGCGATCGCTGCATCTTTCCAAGACTCCCGAATCAAGTTTTGGCGACAACCAGAAAATATGGGAATGTTGCCTAATCAAATTCATGCCTTCAAAATGGCACGGGGTAAATACGTTGCTAGTCTCCACGATGATGATATGTGGCATGAGGATTTTTTAGCAAAGTTAATCCCACATCTGGAAGCAGACTCTAATTTAATTATAGCTTTTTGTGACCAATATATTATTGATGGTCAAGGCAATATTAATGATGAAAAAACAGCAGAAAATACCAAAGCTTACAAACGAGATCAATTAACACAAGGCATTTACGAAAATTTCATTAAAATTGGTTTAATTGACAAAAGCATCCCCACCGCCGCAGCTTGTGTAATTCGCAATCATGTGATTAATTGGGATAATATTCCCACACAAATAGGCGGAATGTGGGATTTATATTTAACTTATCTTTGTTGTATATCTGGTTTCGGTGCTTACTACTATCCCGAAAAGTTAACCCGCTATCGTGAACACGAGCAAACTGATACTAAAATGAGTGGCAGTAAGGATGCTCAAGCCAAAATCCGCAAAGCTGAAAGCGAAATATTCTGCTACCAAATTTTTCTCAAAGATATTCGTTTACAGGACTTTCATTCTCACTTTCAAAAACAGTATTTAGCAGCTCATACAACATTAGGAATCGGTCTGCTACGTAATCAACAAACAGTAGCAGCACGTCCTTATCTTTGGCAAGCGTTGATGCAACAAAAATTTAATCTCCGCACTTTAGTAGCATTAACTCTCAGTTTGATTCCCAGGACTTTAGCGAATCCATTGTTGGGAGTGAAATGA
- a CDS encoding glycosyltransferase family 4 protein, producing MKICIVTHKLKKGDGQGRVNYEVAQEAIRRGYHLTLLASEIAPELEQNSLVNWIKIPVDNYPTEFLRNFIFAEKSAKWLRENRGDFDLLKINGAITNVAADVNAVHFVHSSWLRSPVHVSRIRRDFYGFYQWLYTALNARWEKQAFQQAKVVVAVSEKVAEELVNIGVPRSRIRVIVNGVDLQEFAPGVANREKLGLPENVPLALFAGDIRTPRKNLDTVLHALVKVPDLHLAVVGKPEGSPFPQLAASLGLTNRVHFLGYRRDVADIMRAVNLFVFPSRYEACTLVLLEALSSGLPVITATATGGAELVTPECGIVLPDSDDADALATALLSLISDRFLMQQMGKAARTLAEQHSWQTMAQTYMDLFEELIPHEKHSSHPDLSPSSRSITLPFGATNAN from the coding sequence ATGAAAATCTGTATTGTTACCCATAAACTGAAAAAAGGTGATGGTCAAGGACGAGTCAATTATGAAGTGGCTCAAGAAGCAATCCGTCGTGGTTATCACCTCACATTATTAGCTAGTGAAATTGCTCCTGAATTAGAGCAAAATAGTTTGGTCAATTGGATTAAAATTCCTGTTGACAACTATCCTACGGAATTTCTTCGTAACTTTATCTTTGCTGAAAAAAGTGCTAAATGGTTGCGAGAGAATCGCGGTGATTTTGATTTATTAAAAATTAATGGGGCAATTACAAATGTTGCAGCTGATGTGAATGCTGTGCATTTTGTCCATAGTTCGTGGTTGCGATCGCCTGTTCATGTTTCCCGCATCCGTCGAGACTTTTATGGTTTTTATCAGTGGTTGTACACGGCTTTAAATGCACGTTGGGAAAAACAAGCTTTTCAACAAGCAAAAGTTGTCGTGGCTGTATCGGAGAAAGTTGCTGAGGAATTAGTGAATATAGGCGTTCCCCGTTCCCGAATTCGGGTAATTGTCAACGGTGTGGATTTACAAGAATTTGCTCCTGGTGTGGCTAACCGCGAAAAATTGGGTTTACCAGAAAATGTTCCCTTGGCGTTGTTTGCTGGCGACATCCGCACACCCCGCAAGAACTTAGACACGGTATTACACGCCTTAGTTAAAGTTCCTGATTTACATCTGGCGGTGGTAGGGAAACCAGAGGGTAGCCCGTTCCCCCAACTAGCCGCTTCCTTGGGGTTGACAAACCGCGTCCATTTTCTCGGTTATCGCCGTGATGTCGCTGATATTATGCGGGCGGTAAATTTATTTGTCTTTCCTTCCCGATACGAGGCTTGTACCTTGGTATTGTTAGAAGCACTCTCATCAGGGCTACCCGTGATTACTGCCACTGCCACCGGGGGTGCAGAGTTAGTGACACCGGAATGTGGCATTGTTTTACCCGACTCAGATGATGCTGATGCTTTAGCCACAGCGTTGTTATCGTTAATTAGCGATCGCTTTCTCATGCAGCAAATGGGAAAAGCCGCCCGTACCTTAGCCGAACAGCATAGCTGGCAAACTATGGCACAAACCTATATGGATCTATTTGAGGAGTTAATTCCCCATGAGAAACACAGTTCTCATCCCGACTTATCGCCGTCCTCTCGATCTATCACGTTGCCTTTCGGCGCTACAAACGCAAACTAA
- a CDS encoding glycosyltransferase family 2 protein yields the protein MRNTVLIPTYRRPLDLSRCLSALQTQTKPVDQVIVVVRDTDTATWNFLAEFAPNNLPLQTVTVTQPGVVAALNAGLVAVTGDIVSITDDDAAPHPDWLARINAHFIDSLVAGVGGRDWVHQGNKILDESRLVVGKLQWFGRVIGNHHLGVGEARQVDVLKGVNMSFRTQAIAGLRFDERMRGTGAQVHFEMAFTLALKRAGWQLIYDPKIAVDHYPAQRFDEDQRHNFNQIALTNLVHNETLILLEHLPTIRRMIFGFWAIFIGTRDCFGLIQWLRFLPSQGQLATRKLLASLQGRWQGYKQFKIQEQLGNFEYPNNDATT from the coding sequence ATGAGAAACACAGTTCTCATCCCGACTTATCGCCGTCCTCTCGATCTATCACGTTGCCTTTCGGCGCTACAAACGCAAACTAAACCAGTTGATCAAGTGATAGTGGTTGTTCGTGATACGGATACAGCAACCTGGAACTTTCTAGCAGAGTTCGCGCCGAACAACCTGCCATTACAAACAGTGACGGTGACACAACCGGGAGTAGTCGCAGCCCTCAACGCCGGTCTGGTAGCCGTCACAGGGGATATTGTCTCGATTACCGATGATGACGCAGCCCCTCACCCTGATTGGTTAGCCCGGATTAACGCACATTTTATAGATAGTCTAGTTGCTGGTGTGGGTGGTCGTGATTGGGTTCACCAAGGCAATAAAATACTTGATGAATCCCGTTTGGTAGTTGGTAAATTACAGTGGTTTGGGCGCGTAATTGGCAACCATCATTTAGGTGTAGGCGAAGCCCGTCAAGTCGATGTTCTCAAAGGTGTGAACATGAGTTTTCGCACTCAGGCGATCGCTGGCTTACGCTTCGATGAACGGATGCGTGGCACAGGGGCACAAGTACACTTTGAAATGGCATTCACTTTAGCTTTAAAACGAGCCGGTTGGCAGCTAATTTATGACCCCAAAATAGCAGTAGATCATTACCCAGCCCAACGTTTCGATGAAGACCAGCGCCACAACTTTAATCAAATTGCCTTAACAAATTTAGTTCATAACGAAACTCTAATTTTATTAGAACATCTGCCAACAATCCGGCGGATGATATTTGGCTTTTGGGCAATCTTTATCGGTACAAGAGATTGTTTCGGCTTGATCCAATGGCTAAGATTCCTCCCCAGCCAAGGTCAACTAGCAACACGCAAATTGTTAGCTTCCTTACAAGGTCGTTGGCAAGGATATAAACAATTCAAAATTCAAGAGCAATTGGGAAATTTTGAATATCCTAACAATGATGCGACAACCTAA